Proteins co-encoded in one Chlorogloeopsis sp. ULAP01 genomic window:
- a CDS encoding DUF6825 family protein, whose product MSNPLVQAFFVGRAVAEVLSERLENAFTDALSELGKLDAELREEMRQFTEEVMERANRAADATASGVNTTVVGQTASEPIDLQAMIDELRAEIALLRTELQRYRSSKG is encoded by the coding sequence ATGAGTAACCCCCTTGTACAAGCATTTTTTGTCGGCAGAGCAGTAGCTGAAGTTCTTTCTGAACGTTTAGAAAATGCCTTTACCGATGCTTTGAGTGAACTAGGCAAACTTGATGCTGAACTTAGAGAAGAAATGCGCCAGTTTACAGAAGAAGTCATGGAGCGTGCAAATCGAGCAGCTGATGCAACTGCCAGTGGTGTTAACACTACAGTAGTTGGGCAAACAGCTTCCGAACCTATTGATTTGCAAGCAATGATTGATGAACTGCGAGCAGAAATCGCCCTCCTGCGAACAGAATTACAACGTTATCGCAGCAGTAAAGGCTGA